In the Desulfitobacterium hafniense DCB-2 genome, TATCGCTATTCGGCTGAGACAGGCGGGACACCATTTGGTGGGGGTACATTCACGCAGCCGGCGATCTTATGAGCGGTTTTGTACCTATCTTCATCATGGGGAGAGACGCCCGCTGGAGGAGTGGCTCCCTGAAGCAGATCTTTTGTTTATTACGACACAGGACTGCATGATTCGTGCAGCTGCTGAAGAATTGACCCGGAGAGGTCTCTATAAAGAAGGGCAAACCTGGATTCATTGCTCAGGTTCGGTAAGCTCCCGGGTTATGCAAGTGGATAAGGATTTACCGATAAATTATCTATCCCTTCACCCTTTACAAGCTTTTGCAGGGATTGACCAGGCCGTGGAGCTTATTCCGGGAACTCACTTCGGTATTGAAGGGGATAGGGAAGACATTGGTTTAGCAATTGTCACTCAGTTAGGAGGCATCCCGCACCAGCTGGATCCTCAGCAAAAGCCCCTTTACCATGCCGGGGCCGTGGTGGCTTCCAATTACCTGGTGACCCTGGTGGGTTTGGCCGTTCAATTATTTGAAGAAGCGGGCATTACTAATCAGGAAGCGCTGGAAAGCTTGCTGCCACTCATGAAAGGCGCTCTGCAGAATCTGGAAAATGTGGGGCTTCCTCAGGCACTTACCGGCCCCATAGCCCGCGGGGATGTGGATGTGATTCGGGGGCACCTGGAGCACATGCCGGCAAAGATCGATCCCGTATACCGGGCTTTAGGCCTATATACCCTGGACATCGGGCAAAAAAAGATGGAGTTAAACGGGGGAGCTTATGCAAAAGAAGTGTGGGAAGAAATGAATAGTCTGATGGTGAAAGGGACGAATGAATTATGATTATCTGTAAAAAAATCTCTGCAGTTCGGGACATCGTCAAAGAACAACGAGGTCAGGGAAGAAGCATAGCCTTAGTACCCACCATGGGGTATCTCCATGAAGGGCATTTGACTTTGGTGGAAGAG is a window encoding:
- a CDS encoding Rossmann-like and DUF2520 domain-containing protein — translated: MDHYDRDGEGKQSIAEHLHVCGVLFYMIRGQELCGLGEVNMNFGIIGAGIVGTAIAIRLRQAGHHLVGVHSRSRRSYERFCTYLHHGERRPLEEWLPEADLLFITTQDCMIRAAAEELTRRGLYKEGQTWIHCSGSVSSRVMQVDKDLPINYLSLHPLQAFAGIDQAVELIPGTHFGIEGDREDIGLAIVTQLGGIPHQLDPQQKPLYHAGAVVASNYLVTLVGLAVQLFEEAGITNQEALESLLPLMKGALQNLENVGLPQALTGPIARGDVDVIRGHLEHMPAKIDPVYRALGLYTLDIGQKKMELNGGAYAKEVWEEMNSLMVKGTNEL